The DNA window CTCTCACTAGCATCCTGGTTTTTCCGCTGCACTTGGCACCATTTATCCTCCGTGAGTGACACTTTCAAGAGGGACAGTTGGTGGAAATGGTGATGCTGGAGATGCGAAGATGGAATTCCCGACTCCTACACTTTATTCACGCTCCTAATTCGATGACAACAGTGTTGAACGCTAACCGTCGAAACCCTTGCAAAATTTAATGTTGTTCTGGTCGCAGAAATTCTTCAGATCCATGAAATTGCTATAGGGAATGTTATCCTTGGCATTCAGCGTTGTGTGAACTGCATGGTTTTCATCTTCGTCTACATGATGGAAGTCCTGGCTCAATTTGCGACCCTTGCAGATGGTGAACTCGCCCTCGTCAAATTGCTTTCGTCTCATCTCAAACGTTGGTTCGGTTGTAGTTATGGATGCCACTTGTGGTTCTGAGGACATCTTGCTATCGGAGATGACAACCGATAAGTCGCTTAATTCAGATCGGAGCAGACTATCCGTCTCCAACTTGGCCGTTAGTGCCGCCGTATCTAATTTCTTCGATTTTTGCGGAAATGGCGTTCCAGATCCCTTGGAACTTTTCAACCCATAATCGCGATCGCTGGTCGTGCGATCGGCATACTCGCTGGGGTTCCTATAAAAGCCAAGGCGAATGGGAAATAACTTTTCCTTGGGATTGGCCTTCTTCATGCTGGATGGATTAGTGTTTTGCAGAGTTTGGAAGTTCTTGTGCATTGTGTTTAggtatttatgttttttgtgTGAGATTGCCTTGTATTGTCTTGTAAAGCCTTGTCTTCTATTTAACTGACTTAGAGTATTTTCTAGGCCTACTAACAagtttagaaaatatataccaaaaataaataataccaTCCAAACAGCAAATCTTTAATGATatcatcaataaaaaaaactgcctttttacttaaaaaaaaagaattaaaaaaattgtGCTCTggaaattttgatgatggctTGCGTAATAGCCAATTTTAACCAAGTTGGTCTAATTATGTTGAAGTAAAGGCTGAATTGGGTCACAAAAGTCGACAATCTTGAAAACTATAAACAAATCAGGCTTCAGAAACTTTCTGCCAGCCGCTTGCACCGAAAGTTGATGGCGCCCGCAGTTTGAAAGTTTTCCATTCAATTCACTTAAGACTCTTTTCACCTTTCGCGTTTGCATTTTGATGCGGCAACATTTCCCCAGATTCCCCATCCTCCACTCCTTCCGCTCCTGCCACGTTTTTCCACTAACTCGTACCTTGATGGCCCAGTTCGCAGTGAACTTTCCTGGCCAGAGGATAACTGGGCGAGAAACGCGCACGGAGCGACGACGACCAACGACCAACAAGCGACGACCAACGGAGTCGTTGCAGCTAATGGTGTTTATTGCATTTACTCCCCGGCTGCCACTTAAATCGGCGACACTGTGGGCGGGTTTGGTGGTTTACCAGGCTGGGTTGGGCTTTCGGAGGGCTACgatgaggaggagcaggagcagcagtagACGGAGCAACACCTGCAGCTACGCAAATACCCCGCAGGCGGCAGACCAAGCACAACCGACTATGGACTATGGACTACGGGCGATGGAGTCCGGACTCCACTCCACAGCTCCCACCAGGTGCCTTGTCCGCTCGCGTGGAAGAAAGTGCAAAGTAAATGCACAACACAAAGTCTGCCTGGCGCTGCCTCTGGTGAACAGGTGAATGgagcagggggcgtggcatgcgCCAGGACGAAGTGCGGCAGACGAGGGCAGCCGCAACTGCGGGTGCAGCCAAAAGAGCAACTCACCAGCCGCACCATCTACCAACCAGCCAAGCTGTTGTCGCAAAGTTTGATTAAATCACATGACAGGAAAGGACGAGGTGGATAGAAAGGAGAAGGAGGATCAGGCTGgccagcgacttgtgggacaTGGATTCAAGTGGCttgatgccactgcacaaaGAAAAATAACAAGCTGCGTCGGATTGGCAAGGATTAGCTGTGGGGGATTCaggaattttaaaatttcattgtGATAGTTTAAAGCCACGAAGTTCACCCtttctataaataaatgaatagaagattaattttattaaacaatttagATTTCATTGAAACTAATATTTCGATTTACAGTGCAGTTCCACAGAGCCAATGAGCCACTGAGCCACTGACTGCGGGCGTCgggaaagtaaataaattcattaaacGTTTAGAGCTGGCCAGGTGGGTCCGGTTGCCTTTTGTGCCTGGGTAAAATATTCAGTTACCCGGATTAAGTGGATTACCATTCAGCAAGTTGCATTGTCCCGCAATCTGAGGATCTCTGGGACAAAGACTGGTTCGGCGGGCATTTGGTGGCGGCATTGCATTCAAACACCTTTCTCAAAGACCTGCATTAACAGGAATTTAGGTGTCTTTTGTTCTTGGCTCTTGCTGTTCTTGGATGGGGCTCACAAGCTCATGGACATCGCATCGAATCgattcaattcaattgaaGTTACATCTGGATATCACGACGCAgtttgcgttccaatcactTGAAATTTTTAGAAGTCCGGGAGGGGCAGGATGCAGAAGGCAGAAGAGTCCTTCGTACAAATATATGCGGATACACAAAACAGATAACACGTACAGATACAGACACAGACAGAATGAGGTGGACTGGACTGTTTCTACTCTGAAATGGGCGGATTCAGAAGCAGCTCCCAGGTATCCTCCTCCGTCGACTCGGAACTCTTCGTTTCATCGGAACGCAGGGCGTGGCAACGATTGCACTTCGCCCGGTAccagaaattcaaattatagCAAATATTGCACAGCCAGTCGCTCCTGTATGGCCGCCAACGACGAGGGGCACCGTCCTCTTCGCGTGATCCTGCCAAGGAACTTCCCTCGTTATTCTGAGGAGCGACCACCTTGTCCGCCTGGCATCTGTTGCAGCTGGAACGCCAGACGAAGTTGCTGTTCCGGCAGAGCATGCACACCCAATTGTCGATGGCCGGCTTCCATTTCATCGCCCGCTGGCGACGTTGGTGCTCCGGCGCGTTGAGCTCTCGCGGATAACTGTACCGGACACTGCCCCTCCGGGTGGACAGGTAGGCGGGCAGGACGGTGACCAGCTGTCCCATGAACTTGGCCCCACTCAGACAACTAATCGCCGCCTGTGCGGAGAATGGACTCACATAGGTTATAGTGGCCTCACCCTTGGAGCGCCCCGTTATCTTGTTCTTGTAGACGAAGATCTTCGGTTTGTTGGTCGACTCGTCCATCTTGATAATGCCCACTTTGCCGAAGAACAGGATGATGTCGTTCTTGGTCACATTGAGGCGCATGCCCAGCACGAACACGGTTTCCGCCTGGATCACATACTGCTCCTGACCGATGCTTATATAGGGACTATGCCGCGGGAGCGCCAGGCGAGGCATGTAGTCGGCGGCGGTGCGCGGGAACACCATGTAGGATGTGTTGCCACCCATGCAGGGTAACATAGGCGGCCTCTGCTCGCCATTAACCTCCTCTGCAAGTTCCTCCATTTcccccatttccatttctccATTCATCTCTTCCTGCTCCACCATCTCACATTGGTTCATCTCAAGATCCAGTTCCGGCTCCTGCTCTGTGTCAATGCTCACGGACTCGCCTGAACTCGCCATCGGCGAGTTGATTGCCTCTGCATCACAGAACTGGTCATCCTCTTGGCCCAGAAGCAAGGATCCGCTGGCATCGCCGCTTCCATCCTCGTAGCGGTAGAGATCACTGTACATGCCTCTGGGACTCAAACCGGAAGCGGCATTCGCCTGGGCAATGGGGGCAGGTGCATGATTATATCCTAATCCAGAACCCAATGTGGTTCCGACGATGTAGCTGGCGTGGAACATCTGTTGCTGACTCTGCAGCTGTGGCTGTGGCTGCTGGGTGTCCGAGTAATTTAGAGCGTAAAAAGAATTCGTATACACTACGCTGGCTGCCGTGCTATCCATGGTTGGTAAAAAATATAGGTAAAACTCCTCGTTGTGTGGCCTTTACTGCTGATCAAACACGAACCGATTCCTTTAAAAACTACTGAAATCTTTGATAACATCCAGACACTAGGAGTATAAAAATGAACTGAGTTCCGGATCTAAGTTTCTTTGATAGATTGTGTTGTATAGCCTACTTGGCAGCCACATTTTTCAATCAAATGGCAAaccatttaatttgcattacTTTTGACTCGAAAAAAAATGTTGGTGATGTGTTTTTATCcacattaaaataatataatccGAAGTATTAACAATATCATTGCTTCACATAAAAACACACATATCAACCATTTGGTgccaatgaaaatatttaaaataaaatcgaCAGCGGCAGGATTAATTTGATTCAAATATGTGGAATTTACTGAGTGAAAATGTATTAATAGCCAAGGTAAAAATGCAATATGGACATCGAAATGGTTGGCACTTCAACATCCACACCTTTCAAGAGATTTGACCTGGTTTTTCCATCGGTAGTCCATAGTTAAAAGCGCGGAGAACTATGCAAATTTCCGTGATTGGCGGCTAAAACTCTGGATGCATCCAACCACTTTCGCAGCTCACTGATGACTTTGCACTTCGCTTGTCGTCGTCTTCGGAAAATTGATTCATAATTTCTGCACATTTTCACTTTAATCAGCAaactttgattacattttcaCAGCGTGGGATGGCGCATAAAAGTACctgaaatcaatttaaaagcTTCGAGCAGAACTCCACTCCCATAGGGATCTGAAACTTAAGCTCATATTTTTGGGAGACAAGACTCATCCGTGGCCGGGCCAATCACGATGAATCAAGATGACTGGTACTCATCAAGCCAATTAGCTGCCAATTACCCCACTAATGACCGACCGCATTAACCCCACAAAGGATCCCGAATGGGAGGGCAGTCAAGAATAATGTCCTGCCAACGGAGCGGGGACTCTGAAGACGTGTTTATTCATATATCCCGAACCCGAACTCAAACCCAGCCACCGTGATAAACGAAAGTGCCACGTTTGTCGCCAGCTCGGTTCgggggaaaaaaaagaaaacatcaTCTTCACCAGCAATTGGCTTTTATGGCCGCCGCCTCTTTACGACCAAGTCCGCTGACCTTATCATCAGATTCCGGGTTCTCGGATCCGGTGTCCTGTACGGAAGACCCTGCTTCATTAGCAGCCCCCGCTGCTGGGATGTTCACTTCCAAGAAAGAAGGAGGGTCAGCATcttcaacagcagcagctttACTTCAGAGCGGCAAAGTTTTGCTTTAACCCGTCAAATATTTCCCCCGTTGAAATGAAGTAATGAAGCTGGGAACCGCCGACACGAAATTAAAAATCAACTGTCTTGAAGGGAAAACAACAGCGAAATGGAAACTGTTGCCGGGGAAAGTTCCTATTCCGCTGGTGGAAAACTTTTTGTGCGCTCATAAAAATCGAGACAGGGCAAATTGTCTTCCAGTATAATTGCACAAAAGTTTGACTTTGAAGCTCGTCCGTAATTGAAAAGACAAAAGCGCAGCAAAGCAATTGGCCCGGAATATAAGCTGGTATATGTATGACTACGCTGCGTTCGGTTATTCCATGGCGTGGCCAAAAGGGATGACTCTTCATCAGCATCTCtcagtgcacacacacactgtgTGCTGCATCCATGTTGTCTTTCCTTCCATTTGCAGCAAAGGCGAAGGAGGAGCAGCTAATGAATTGGCTGCCTGCTGGAGCAGAGTAAACACGCAGCACAGCTCAGCTCGGCAATCTACCTCAATAAACTGACATGAATCGGAAGGTGCGCATTGGGTATCGAAAACACCTATACACCTACATATCTGCCAATGAAGTATGAAGTATCCGCATCCCGCACAAAGTCGAATTAATGGAGGGGGCGTTGAAAATCAATAttcataaaatgtaatacacATTTAATTGAGATGAATTGCATGCATTCAGCATAGGCTGCAATCCATTTCAATGGAATGAGTGCACCTAGTTGTTTAACTGTATTATACTGCACTTCTACGGGGCACGGGGCTTTGTAAGGATATAATGCCCCAAGTCCATCAGCAGCAATTATAGCCATTTATAATCATAGATTTGGTTTTGTTAAGCGTTTAACGctgaaatatatgtatgtattcaGCTGGGGTTCATATTTAGGGTAATTCGTTTATTTCCATGGAATAATATTGTGCTATCAAATCTCCCAGGTGAAGTTAAGGTCAGGACCCCAGGCCTTATAGTATAG is part of the Drosophila sechellia strain sech25 chromosome 3R, ASM438219v1, whole genome shotgun sequence genome and encodes:
- the LOC6606782 gene encoding uncharacterized protein LOC6606782 — encoded protein: MHKNFQTLQNTNPSSMKKANPKEKLFPIRLGFYRNPSEYADRTTSDRDYGLKSSKGSGTPFPQKSKKLDTAALTAKLETDSLLRSELSDLSVVISDSKMSSEPQVASITTTEPTFEMRRKQFDEGEFTICKGRKLSQDFHHVDEDENHAVHTTLNAKDNIPYSNFMDLKNFCDQNNIKFCKGFDG
- the LOC6606783 gene encoding uncharacterized protein LOC6606783, with product MDSTAASVVYTNSFYALNYSDTQQPQPQLQSQQQMFHASYIVGTTLGSGLGYNHAPAPIAQANAASGLSPRGMYSDLYRYEDGSGDASGSLLLGQEDDQFCDAEAINSPMASSGESVSIDTEQEPELDLEMNQCEMVEQEEMNGEMEMGEMEELAEEVNGEQRPPMLPCMGGNTSYMVFPRTAADYMPRLALPRHSPYISIGQEQYVIQAETVFVLGMRLNVTKNDIILFFGKVGIIKMDESTNKPKIFVYKNKITGRSKGEATITYVSPFSAQAAISCLSGAKFMGQLVTVLPAYLSTRRGSVRYSYPRELNAPEHQRRQRAMKWKPAIDNWVCMLCRNSNFVWRSSCNRCQADKVVAPQNNEGSSLAGSREEDGAPRRWRPYRSDWLCNICYNLNFWYRAKCNRCHALRSDETKSSESTEEDTWELLLNPPISE